Proteins co-encoded in one Gemmatimonadota bacterium genomic window:
- a CDS encoding phosphoenolpyruvate kinase, with product MSAVRPTLSSDALAGALARLDTADARLADRYPGEPGRRQPVHTVYGGGHLFRAATAERLGDLARRSLDEFAPDPAALAQATGMVDDPPGLVDAVHARVREKLETEPVEDFRIDFEDGYGHRADAEEDGHVVEAAAEVAEGLASDSLPPFLGLRVKPLSPELRARSVRTLDLFVTALVERSGGELPDNWVFTLPKITDPAQPAAFAELLGRLEEAHGLDAGSLRFELMVETPRSIFAADGSVALPALVEAGAGRVTAAHFGTYDYTALLGITASEQRMRHPACDFARDVMKVALAGTEVWISDGSTAVLPVPPHRAAEGAELGPAQRAENRAAVHAAWRMHFDDVTDSLVRGLYQGWDLHPAQLVTRYAAVYGFFLGALDAAADRLANFLERAAQATLLGNVFDDAATGQGLLNFFLRAVNSGAVSEDEALARTGLTQEELATRSFVEILKRRGG from the coding sequence GTGAGCGCCGTGCGCCCCACTCTGTCCTCGGACGCGCTCGCCGGCGCGCTGGCCCGCCTGGACACCGCCGACGCCCGCCTCGCAGACCGCTACCCGGGGGAGCCCGGGCGACGCCAGCCGGTCCACACGGTGTACGGCGGCGGCCACCTGTTCCGGGCCGCGACCGCCGAGCGGCTGGGCGACCTGGCCCGCCGTTCGCTGGACGAGTTCGCGCCGGATCCCGCCGCACTAGCCCAGGCGACCGGCATGGTGGATGATCCCCCGGGCCTGGTCGATGCGGTCCACGCGCGCGTGCGGGAGAAGCTCGAGACCGAGCCGGTCGAGGACTTCCGCATCGACTTCGAGGACGGCTACGGCCACCGCGCCGACGCTGAGGAGGACGGCCACGTGGTCGAGGCCGCGGCGGAGGTCGCAGAGGGACTGGCGTCGGACTCGCTGCCGCCCTTCCTGGGCCTGCGCGTCAAGCCGCTCTCGCCCGAGCTGCGCGCGCGCTCCGTCCGCACGCTCGACCTGTTCGTCACCGCGCTCGTCGAGCGCAGCGGCGGCGAGCTGCCGGACAACTGGGTGTTCACGCTGCCGAAGATCACCGACCCGGCGCAGCCCGCCGCCTTCGCCGAGCTGCTGGGGCGGCTCGAGGAGGCGCACGGCCTGGACGCCGGCTCGCTCCGCTTCGAGCTGATGGTGGAGACCCCGCGGTCGATCTTCGCCGCCGACGGCTCGGTCGCGCTGCCCGCTCTGGTGGAGGCGGGCGCGGGCCGCGTCACGGCGGCGCACTTCGGCACCTACGACTACACCGCGCTGCTGGGCATCACCGCCTCCGAGCAGCGCATGCGCCACCCCGCGTGCGACTTCGCGCGCGACGTCATGAAGGTGGCGCTCGCGGGCACGGAGGTGTGGATCTCCGACGGCTCCACCGCGGTGCTGCCGGTGCCGCCGCACCGCGCCGCAGAGGGCGCCGAGCTCGGCCCCGCGCAGCGGGCCGAGAATCGCGCCGCGGTCCACGCCGCGTGGCGCATGCACTTCGACGACGTGACCGACTCATTGGTGCGCGGGCTCTACCAGGGCTGGGACTTGCACCCGGCGCAGCTCGTCACGCGCTACGCCGCGGTGTACGGCTTCTTCCTGGGCGCGCTGGACGCAGCCGCCGACCGCCTCGCCAACTTCCTCGAGCGCGCCGCCCAGGCGACGCTGCTGGGCAACGTCTTCGACGACGCCGCCACCGGCCAGGGGCTGCTCAACTTCTTCCTGCGCGCGGTCAACAGCGGGGCGGTGTCGGAAGACGAGGCGCTGGCGCGCACGGGCCTCACGCAGGAAGAGCTGGCGACGCGGTCGTTCGTGGAGATCCTGAAGCGGCGGGGCGGCTAG